From a single Gemmatimonadales bacterium genomic region:
- a CDS encoding class I SAM-dependent methyltransferase, whose translation MIEGRPSRTALGAAARRALHRVLDDPLILDDPLALDILPPEGVARVQRDAARRRFPGSSQLRGFLAARSRIAEDQLALGVARGVDQYVILGAGLDTFAYRSHDRFPSLRVFEVDYPATQIWKRERLAAASITIPPSVTYVPIDFTTDKLIASLVAAGFALDRPACFTWLGVTMYLHESEVIATLTDIAGCAPGTSVVFDYMISDRHLSLLVKWFVGRSARRVARHGEPWIARFEPEELAATLHRIGFSTVIDLGPDEIHQRLFANRTDGLRNGPVGHVLIAETGPAATP comes from the coding sequence GTGATCGAGGGCCGCCCCAGCCGCACCGCGCTCGGTGCTGCCGCGCGACGCGCGCTGCATCGCGTGCTCGATGATCCGTTGATTCTCGACGATCCGCTCGCGCTCGACATCCTCCCGCCCGAAGGCGTGGCGCGGGTGCAGCGCGATGCGGCGCGCCGCCGCTTCCCGGGATCATCGCAGCTCCGCGGATTTCTCGCGGCACGCAGCAGGATCGCCGAAGACCAGCTCGCCCTGGGAGTCGCCCGCGGCGTCGATCAGTACGTGATTCTCGGTGCCGGGCTCGACACCTTCGCATATCGCTCGCACGACCGCTTTCCATCTCTCCGCGTCTTCGAAGTCGATTACCCTGCCACACAGATCTGGAAGCGCGAGCGGCTCGCCGCCGCATCGATCACGATTCCGCCGAGCGTCACGTACGTGCCGATCGACTTCACGACCGACAAGCTGATCGCGTCGCTCGTGGCGGCGGGATTCGCCCTCGATCGTCCCGCCTGCTTCACGTGGCTCGGCGTGACGATGTATCTGCACGAATCGGAAGTGATCGCGACCCTGACCGATATCGCCGGCTGCGCGCCGGGGACGAGCGTCGTCTTCGATTACATGATCAGCGACCGTCACCTCTCGCTCCTCGTGAAATGGTTCGTCGGGCGGAGCGCACGTCGCGTGGCGCGCCATGGGGAGCCGTGGATCGCGCGGTTCGAGCCGGAAGAGCTGGCGGCGACGCTCCACCGGATCGGCTTTTCCACCGTCATCGATCTCGGCCCCGACGAGATACACCAACGCCTCTTCGCCAACCGCACCGACGGCCTCCGCAACGGACCGGTCGGGCACGTCCTGATCGCGGAGACCGGCCCAGCCGCCACGCCGTAA
- a CDS encoding polymer-forming cytoskeletal protein — protein sequence MTIWKEQTPAKKESVPITNTPAPKLDTPPRPEPTQSFDLPRRNSEAKESLIASDLTVEGKIEGAGHVRIAGRFKGDVNVQGHLTIEVGAKVTGGVRANTVIIGGELEGNIEAASRVELLDSGVLNGDLKAGSLTVAAGSRMRGQVEFGWEEKGGKAALRMESGSAS from the coding sequence ATGACGATCTGGAAGGAACAGACCCCAGCCAAGAAGGAATCCGTGCCGATTACCAATACGCCGGCGCCCAAGCTCGACACCCCGCCGCGCCCCGAGCCCACGCAGAGCTTTGATCTTCCGCGCCGTAACTCCGAAGCGAAGGAATCGCTGATCGCCTCCGACCTGACGGTGGAAGGGAAGATCGAAGGCGCCGGCCATGTGCGGATCGCCGGACGCTTCAAGGGCGACGTCAACGTGCAGGGCCATCTTACCATCGAAGTCGGCGCCAAGGTGACCGGCGGCGTCCGCGCCAACACCGTGATCATCGGCGGCGAACTCGAGGGGAATATCGAAGCCGCCTCGCGCGTCGAGCTGCTCGATTCCGGCGTGCTGAACGGCGACCTCAAGGCCGGGTCACTCACCGTGGCGGCCGGATCGCGGATGCGCGGTCAGGTCGAGTTCGGATGGGAAGAGAAGGGTGGCAAGGCCGCGCTTCGCATGGAGAGTGGCTCCGCGTCATGA
- a CDS encoding DinB family protein, with protein MTIGTSLLPEFDQEMVPTRRLLERVPEEKGDWKPHPKSFSLGHLAQLVSWMPGWIAQTLTNDSLDLGGGTGYGNQTHSALMDEFDRNVREGREALSRASDETFAGTWSLKRGDQVFWAAPRSVVVRNHISHLAHHRGQLTVYLRLLDVPIPSIYGPSADERM; from the coding sequence ATGACCATCGGCACCTCGCTCCTCCCCGAATTCGACCAGGAAATGGTTCCCACTCGCCGCCTCCTCGAGCGGGTCCCGGAGGAGAAGGGGGACTGGAAGCCGCATCCCAAGTCGTTCTCCCTCGGCCATCTGGCCCAGCTGGTGAGCTGGATGCCGGGGTGGATCGCCCAGACCCTCACCAACGACTCGCTCGATCTCGGCGGAGGTACCGGGTATGGCAACCAGACGCACTCCGCGTTGATGGACGAGTTCGACCGCAACGTCCGCGAGGGGCGGGAGGCGCTTTCCCGGGCGAGCGACGAGACTTTCGCGGGGACCTGGTCGCTCAAGCGAGGGGACCAGGTTTTCTGGGCGGCGCCCCGGAGCGTGGTGGTGCGGAACCACATCTCGCACCTCGCGCACCACCGCGGTCAGCTCACCGTCTATTTGCGGCTGCTCGACGTGCCGATACCATCGATTTACGGGCCGAGTGCGGACGAGCGGATGTAG
- a CDS encoding DUF305 domain-containing protein: MIRLRHRFVAAGIAALAFTFSVPQLQAQSTTAAVPDRYPVSKADADFMQGMIMHHAQAVEMARWAPTHGASQAIQTLCARIAVSQRDDIFFMQNWLREHNFAVPDTNGHMPMASMQGMSGMSMSSDTAPMLMPGMLTPAQMKMLDASRGPDFDRLFMTFMIQHHNGALQMVDTLFASPAGGQDDDIFKFATAVHADQTAEIARMEAMLQGKSVTAVDP, from the coding sequence GTGATCCGGTTGCGTCATCGATTCGTTGCTGCGGGCATTGCGGCGCTCGCATTCACGTTTTCCGTTCCGCAACTCCAGGCACAATCGACGACGGCCGCCGTACCCGATCGCTATCCGGTGTCGAAGGCCGATGCGGATTTCATGCAGGGGATGATCATGCATCACGCCCAGGCGGTGGAGATGGCGCGGTGGGCGCCGACGCATGGCGCGAGTCAGGCGATCCAGACGCTCTGCGCACGGATCGCGGTGTCGCAGCGCGACGACATCTTCTTCATGCAGAACTGGCTCCGCGAACACAACTTCGCCGTGCCGGATACCAATGGTCACATGCCGATGGCGTCGATGCAGGGAATGTCCGGGATGTCGATGAGCTCCGACACGGCGCCGATGCTGATGCCGGGGATGCTCACGCCGGCGCAGATGAAGATGCTCGACGCATCGCGCGGCCCCGATTTCGACCGCCTCTTCATGACGTTCATGATCCAGCATCACAATGGTGCGCTGCAGATGGTCGATACGCTCTTCGCTTCGCCGGCCGGCGGGCAGGACGACGACATCTTCAAGTTTGCCACGGCGGTGCACGCCGACCAGACCGCGGAGATCGCCCGGATGGAAGCGATGCTCCAGGGGAAGTCGGTCACCGCCGTTGATCCATGA